One window of Akkermansia biwaensis genomic DNA carries:
- the ykgO gene encoding type B 50S ribosomal protein L36 has protein sequence MKVLSSLASMKRRHADCQIVKRKGTLYVICKSNPKFKARQGATAGTRLSKKGVK, from the coding sequence ATGAAAGTTCTTTCTTCCTTAGCCTCTATGAAGCGCCGCCACGCAGACTGCCAAATCGTGAAGCGCAAGGGCACGCTGTATGTGATTTGCAAGAGCAATCCCAAATTCAAGGCCCGCCAGGGCGCCACGGCAGGTACGCGTCTTTCCAAGAAGGGCGTCAAGTAA
- the pflB gene encoding formate C-acetyltransferase: MVGIIKDLKEAPALPQEWQGFKPGAWTESIDVRDFIQHNYTPYSGNEEFLSGPSQRTLRLWDKLKVLLKQEIDNGGVLDADEEVVSSITSHKPGYIDKELEVVVGLQTDAPLKRALMPFGGLRMAQQALESYGFKMCEKTADIFKKIRKTHNEGVFDAYTSDIRAARSAGIITGLPDAYGRGRIIGDYRRVALYGTDRLAAERRKDLKNYENRPLTDDVIRLREEMSEQIRALEELAQLGASYGCDLTRPAADSREAVQWAYLGYLAAVKEQNGAAMSLGRVSTFFDIYFTRDLEQGRITEKEVQEIMDQFVMKLRIVRFIRTPDYNNLFSGDPTWVTESIGGMGEDGRTLVTRSSFRMLQTLYNLGPAPEPNLTVLWSGDMPEAFKSFCARVSIETSSVQYENDDLMRPHWGDDYGIACCVSAMRIGKQMQFFGARANLAKCLLYALNGGVDELKGRQVAPPSPRYTEEILKYDEVMALYDNMQDWLAKTYIDALNIIHYMHDKYCYERIEMALHDPEILRTMATGIAGLSVAADSLSAIKYSTVKAIRNEEGLIVDFKTEGEFPCYGNNDPRVDDIACSLVSNFMQKLRKLHTYRNSLPTQSILTITSNVVYGKKTGNTPDGRRAGEPFAPGANPMHGRDRNGAVASMLSVAKLSYDDSLDGISYTFSIVPQALGKEEGERRTKLSALLDAYFAATGHHINVNVLERETLLDAMDHPEKYPQLTIRVSGYAVNFIKLTREQQQEVINRTFHIR; the protein is encoded by the coding sequence ATGGTCGGCATCATAAAAGACTTGAAAGAAGCCCCCGCCCTGCCGCAGGAATGGCAGGGATTCAAGCCGGGAGCATGGACGGAGTCCATTGACGTACGGGATTTCATCCAGCATAATTACACGCCCTATTCCGGCAATGAAGAGTTTCTTTCCGGCCCCTCCCAACGCACGCTTCGTTTATGGGATAAGCTGAAAGTCCTGCTGAAACAGGAAATAGACAACGGCGGCGTGCTGGATGCGGATGAAGAAGTGGTATCCTCCATCACATCCCACAAGCCCGGCTACATTGACAAGGAACTGGAAGTGGTCGTGGGCCTCCAGACGGACGCTCCCCTGAAGCGCGCCCTAATGCCCTTCGGCGGCCTGCGCATGGCCCAGCAGGCCCTGGAATCCTACGGATTCAAGATGTGCGAGAAAACAGCGGATATTTTCAAAAAGATACGCAAGACGCACAATGAAGGCGTTTTCGACGCCTACACCTCCGATATCCGAGCGGCCCGTTCCGCCGGAATCATCACCGGGCTGCCGGATGCCTATGGCCGCGGCCGCATCATCGGGGACTACCGTCGCGTGGCCCTGTACGGCACGGACAGGCTGGCCGCCGAACGCCGCAAGGACCTGAAAAATTATGAAAACAGGCCCCTCACGGACGACGTGATCCGCCTGCGCGAAGAAATGAGTGAACAAATCCGCGCGCTGGAGGAACTCGCCCAGCTGGGCGCCTCCTACGGCTGCGACCTCACCCGCCCCGCCGCCGATTCCCGCGAAGCCGTGCAATGGGCCTACCTGGGCTACCTGGCCGCCGTGAAAGAACAAAATGGAGCCGCCATGTCCCTGGGCCGCGTCTCCACCTTCTTCGACATCTACTTCACCCGCGACCTGGAACAGGGACGGATCACGGAAAAGGAAGTGCAGGAAATCATGGACCAGTTCGTGATGAAGCTGCGCATCGTCCGCTTCATCCGCACGCCCGACTACAACAACCTGTTCTCCGGAGACCCCACCTGGGTGACGGAATCCATCGGCGGCATGGGGGAAGACGGGCGCACACTGGTCACCCGCAGCTCCTTCCGCATGCTCCAGACCCTTTACAATCTGGGACCGGCTCCGGAACCGAACCTGACGGTCCTGTGGTCCGGGGATATGCCGGAAGCCTTCAAAAGCTTCTGCGCCAGGGTCTCCATAGAAACGTCCTCCGTCCAGTACGAAAACGACGACCTGATGCGCCCGCACTGGGGGGACGACTACGGCATTGCCTGCTGCGTCTCCGCCATGCGCATCGGCAAGCAAATGCAATTCTTCGGCGCCCGTGCCAACCTGGCCAAGTGCCTGCTGTACGCCCTGAACGGCGGCGTGGACGAACTCAAGGGCAGGCAGGTGGCCCCGCCCTCCCCGCGCTACACGGAGGAAATCCTCAAGTACGATGAGGTCATGGCCCTGTACGACAACATGCAGGACTGGCTTGCCAAAACCTACATCGACGCCCTGAACATCATCCACTACATGCACGACAAATACTGCTATGAACGCATTGAAATGGCGCTGCATGATCCGGAAATCCTGCGCACGATGGCCACGGGCATCGCCGGGCTGTCCGTGGCGGCGGACTCTCTCTCCGCCATCAAATACTCCACCGTAAAAGCTATCCGCAATGAAGAAGGCCTGATCGTGGACTTCAAAACGGAAGGCGAATTCCCCTGCTACGGAAACAACGACCCGCGCGTGGACGACATCGCGTGCAGCCTGGTGAGCAACTTCATGCAGAAGCTGCGCAAACTGCACACCTACCGCAACTCCCTCCCCACCCAATCCATCCTGACCATCACCTCCAACGTGGTGTACGGCAAAAAAACGGGCAACACCCCGGACGGCCGCCGCGCCGGAGAGCCGTTCGCGCCCGGAGCCAACCCCATGCACGGACGGGACAGGAACGGAGCCGTGGCCTCCATGCTTTCCGTGGCCAAACTGTCCTATGACGACTCCCTGGACGGCATCTCCTACACCTTCTCCATCGTGCCCCAGGCCCTGGGCAAGGAAGAAGGGGAACGCCGCACCAAGCTCTCCGCCCTGCTGGACGCCTACTTTGCCGCCACCGGCCACCACATCAACGTGAACGTCCTGGAGCGGGAAACCCTGCTGGACGCCATGGACCACCCGGAAAAATATCCGCAGCTCACCATCCGCGTTTCCGGCTACGCCGTCAACTTCATCAAGCTGACCCGGGAACAGCAGCAGGAAGTCATCAACCGCACCTTCCACATCCGCTAA
- the pflA gene encoding pyruvate formate-lyase-activating protein, whose protein sequence is MPQAPFHQPDSGGNSAASVTGLVHSVESCGTVDGPGIRFVLFLSGCSLRCRYCHNPDASYVRRGQTRSAADILEELARYRDFLQAAGGGLTLSGGDPLFQPAFAKAVLKGGKAMGLHTCLDTSGHLGANADGELLEHTDLVLLDIKAWNPERYRNLTGGELRPTLEFAERLAALRKPVWLRYVLVPGLTDDMEDMAQLARCARRLGNVERVDILPFHQMGRFKWDELDLDYTLRDVREPSAELTEQARSIFRREGISRYEVH, encoded by the coding sequence ATGCCGCAGGCGCCCTTCCATCAACCGGACTCCGGCGGAAACTCTGCCGCCTCCGTCACGGGCCTGGTCCATTCCGTGGAATCCTGCGGCACCGTGGACGGGCCCGGCATCCGCTTCGTCCTCTTCCTGTCCGGATGCAGCCTGCGCTGCCGGTACTGCCATAACCCGGACGCCTCCTATGTTCGCCGGGGACAAACCAGAAGCGCCGCGGACATTCTGGAGGAACTTGCACGCTACCGGGACTTCCTGCAAGCGGCCGGAGGCGGCCTTACCCTCTCCGGCGGGGACCCGCTCTTCCAGCCGGCCTTTGCTAAAGCCGTGTTGAAAGGAGGAAAAGCCATGGGCCTGCACACCTGCCTGGACACATCCGGCCACCTGGGAGCGAATGCGGACGGCGAACTGCTGGAACACACGGACCTGGTCCTGCTGGACATCAAGGCATGGAATCCGGAACGCTACCGGAACCTGACGGGCGGAGAACTGCGCCCCACCCTGGAATTCGCGGAACGCCTGGCTGCCCTCCGCAAGCCCGTATGGCTCCGCTACGTGCTGGTGCCCGGCCTTACGGACGACATGGAAGACATGGCGCAACTTGCCCGCTGCGCCCGCCGCCTGGGAAACGTGGAACGCGTGGACATACTTCCCTTCCACCAGATGGGCCGCTTCAAATGGGATGAACTGGACCTGGATTATACGCTCCGGGACGTTCGCGAACCCTCCGCGGAACTGACGGAACAGGCCCGCAGTATTTTCCGCCGGGAAGGAATTTCAAGGTATGAAGTACATTGA